The proteins below are encoded in one region of Heliangelus exortis chromosome 22, bHelExo1.hap1, whole genome shotgun sequence:
- the NR6A1 gene encoding nuclear receptor subfamily 6 group A member 1 isoform X3: MELEPPAELPEPRAAAKGPPRNAADVEQMSSSSPVLPVNSMGNERVDQRTCLICGDRATGLHYGIISCEGCKGFFKRSICNKRVYRCSRDKNCVMSRKQRNRCQYCRLLKCLQMGMNRKAIREDGMPGGRNKSIGPVQISEEEIERIMSGQEFEGEANMSWSNNGDSDHSSPGNGVSESNQPSPVSTPSSSRSVELNGFAALRDQYIGTPVSTHYQYLPHLFSYSAHSALMPPQTRSLDPQSHSLINQLVSAEDLEPLGTPMLIEDGYKVTQAELFALLCRLADELLFRQIAWIKKLPFFCELSIKDYTCLLSSTWQELILLSSLTVYSKQIFGDLADVTSKYSPSDDELHRFSEEGMEVMERLIYLFRKFNQLKVSNEEYACMKAINFLNQDIRGLTNASQLEQLNKRYWYVCQDFTEYKYPHQPNRFPDLMMCLPEIRYIAGKMVNVPLEQLPLLFKAVLHSCKTSVSKE, translated from the exons ATGAGCGGGTGGATCAGCGAACCTGCCTGATCTGTGGGGACAGAGCCACGGGGCTGCACTATGGGATCATCTCCTGCGAGGGCTGCAAGGGCTTCTTCAAACGGAGCATCTGCAACAAGCGGGTGTACAGATGCAGTCGGGACAAGAACTGCGTCATGTCACGCAAGCAGCGCAACAGGTGCCAGTACTGCCGGCTGCTGAAATGCCTCCAGATGGGGATGAACAGAAAAG caatCAGAGAGGATGGCATGCCAGGAGGCAGAAACAAAAGCATCGGGCCTGTCCAG ATATCGGAGGAAGAGATTGAGAGAATTATGTCTGGGCAAGAATTTGAGGGAGAGGCAAACATGTCATGGAGCAACAATGGCGACAGTGACCATAGTTCCCCTGGAAATGGAGTTTCTGAGAGCAACCAGCCTTCGCCTGTTTCTACTCCATCTTCAAG TAGGTCTGTGGAGCTGAATGGATTCGCTGCACTCAGGGATCAGTATATCGGGACACCGGTGTCCACGCACTATCAGTACCTCCCGCACCTTTTTAGCTATTCTGCTCACTCAGCTCTGATGCCCCCCCAGACACGCAGCCTGGACCCCCAGTCACACAGCCTCATCAATCAGTTGGTGTCAGCAGAGGACCTGGAGCCGCTCGGAACACCGATGCTCATCGAGGACGG GTATAAAGTGACGCAGGCAGAGCTGTTTGCGTTGTTGTGTCGTCTGGCGGATGAATTGCTTTTCAGGCAGATTGCTTGGATCAAGAAGCTGCCATTCTTCTGTGAGCTCTCCATCAAGGACTATACCTGCCTGCTCAGCTCCACATGGCAGGAGCTGATCCTGCTCTCCTCGCTGACTGTTTACAGCAAGCAGATCTTTGGTGACCTTGCAGATGTCACCTCCAAGTACTCCCCCTCTGATGATGAGCTGCACAG ATTCAGTGAAGAGgggatggaggtgatggagcgGTTGATCTACCTCTTTCGCAAATTTAACCAGTTGAAGGTCAGCAATGAGGAGTATGCGTGTATGAAAGCCATTAACTTCCTAAACCAAG ACATCAGGGGTCTGACCAATGCGTcgcagctggagcagctgaatAAGCGGTACTGGTACGTCTGCCAGGACTTCACTGAGTACAAATATCCACACCAGCCCAACCGCTTCCCGGATTTAATGATGTGTTTGCCGGAGATTCGGTATATTGCAG GAAAAATGGTGAATGtccccctggagcagctgcctcTCCTTTTTAAGGCTGTTCTACATTCCTGCAAGACGAGCGTGAGCAAAGAGTGA
- the NR6A1 gene encoding nuclear receptor subfamily 6 group A member 1 isoform X5, whose amino-acid sequence MKRDSTCMEDERVDQRTCLICGDRATGLHYGIISCEGCKGFFKRSICNKRVYRCSRDKNCVMSRKQRNRCQYCRLLKCLQMGMNRKAIREDGMPGGRNKSIGPVQISEEEIERIMSGQEFEGEANMSWSNNGDSDHSSPGNGVSESNQPSPVSTPSSSRSVELNGFAALRDQYIGTPVSTHYQYLPHLFSYSAHSALMPPQTRSLDPQSHSLINQLVSAEDLEPLGTPMLIEDGYKVTQAELFALLCRLADELLFRQIAWIKKLPFFCELSIKDYTCLLSSTWQELILLSSLTVYSKQIFGDLADVTSKYSPSDDELHRFSEEGMEVMERLIYLFRKFNQLKVSNEEYACMKAINFLNQDIRGLTNASQLEQLNKRYWYVCQDFTEYKYPHQPNRFPDLMMCLPEIRYIAGKMVNVPLEQLPLLFKAVLHSCKTSVSKE is encoded by the exons ATGAGCGGGTGGATCAGCGAACCTGCCTGATCTGTGGGGACAGAGCCACGGGGCTGCACTATGGGATCATCTCCTGCGAGGGCTGCAAGGGCTTCTTCAAACGGAGCATCTGCAACAAGCGGGTGTACAGATGCAGTCGGGACAAGAACTGCGTCATGTCACGCAAGCAGCGCAACAGGTGCCAGTACTGCCGGCTGCTGAAATGCCTCCAGATGGGGATGAACAGAAAAG caatCAGAGAGGATGGCATGCCAGGAGGCAGAAACAAAAGCATCGGGCCTGTCCAG ATATCGGAGGAAGAGATTGAGAGAATTATGTCTGGGCAAGAATTTGAGGGAGAGGCAAACATGTCATGGAGCAACAATGGCGACAGTGACCATAGTTCCCCTGGAAATGGAGTTTCTGAGAGCAACCAGCCTTCGCCTGTTTCTACTCCATCTTCAAG TAGGTCTGTGGAGCTGAATGGATTCGCTGCACTCAGGGATCAGTATATCGGGACACCGGTGTCCACGCACTATCAGTACCTCCCGCACCTTTTTAGCTATTCTGCTCACTCAGCTCTGATGCCCCCCCAGACACGCAGCCTGGACCCCCAGTCACACAGCCTCATCAATCAGTTGGTGTCAGCAGAGGACCTGGAGCCGCTCGGAACACCGATGCTCATCGAGGACGG GTATAAAGTGACGCAGGCAGAGCTGTTTGCGTTGTTGTGTCGTCTGGCGGATGAATTGCTTTTCAGGCAGATTGCTTGGATCAAGAAGCTGCCATTCTTCTGTGAGCTCTCCATCAAGGACTATACCTGCCTGCTCAGCTCCACATGGCAGGAGCTGATCCTGCTCTCCTCGCTGACTGTTTACAGCAAGCAGATCTTTGGTGACCTTGCAGATGTCACCTCCAAGTACTCCCCCTCTGATGATGAGCTGCACAG ATTCAGTGAAGAGgggatggaggtgatggagcgGTTGATCTACCTCTTTCGCAAATTTAACCAGTTGAAGGTCAGCAATGAGGAGTATGCGTGTATGAAAGCCATTAACTTCCTAAACCAAG ACATCAGGGGTCTGACCAATGCGTcgcagctggagcagctgaatAAGCGGTACTGGTACGTCTGCCAGGACTTCACTGAGTACAAATATCCACACCAGCCCAACCGCTTCCCGGATTTAATGATGTGTTTGCCGGAGATTCGGTATATTGCAG GAAAAATGGTGAATGtccccctggagcagctgcctcTCCTTTTTAAGGCTGTTCTACATTCCTGCAAGACGAGCGTGAGCAAAGAGTGA
- the NR6A1 gene encoding nuclear receptor subfamily 6 group A member 1 isoform X6, translating into MKRDSTCMEDERVDQRTCLICGDRATGLHYGIISCEGCKGFFKRSICNKRVYRCSRDKNCVMSRKQRNRCQYCRLLKCLQMGMNRKAIREDGMPGGRNKSIGPVQISEEEIERIMSGQEFEGEANMSWSNNGDSDHSSPGNGVSESNQPSPVSTPSSRSVELNGFAALRDQYIGTPVSTHYQYLPHLFSYSAHSALMPPQTRSLDPQSHSLINQLVSAEDLEPLGTPMLIEDGYKVTQAELFALLCRLADELLFRQIAWIKKLPFFCELSIKDYTCLLSSTWQELILLSSLTVYSKQIFGDLADVTSKYSPSDDELHRFSEEGMEVMERLIYLFRKFNQLKVSNEEYACMKAINFLNQDIRGLTNASQLEQLNKRYWYVCQDFTEYKYPHQPNRFPDLMMCLPEIRYIAGKMVNVPLEQLPLLFKAVLHSCKTSVSKE; encoded by the exons ATGAGCGGGTGGATCAGCGAACCTGCCTGATCTGTGGGGACAGAGCCACGGGGCTGCACTATGGGATCATCTCCTGCGAGGGCTGCAAGGGCTTCTTCAAACGGAGCATCTGCAACAAGCGGGTGTACAGATGCAGTCGGGACAAGAACTGCGTCATGTCACGCAAGCAGCGCAACAGGTGCCAGTACTGCCGGCTGCTGAAATGCCTCCAGATGGGGATGAACAGAAAAG caatCAGAGAGGATGGCATGCCAGGAGGCAGAAACAAAAGCATCGGGCCTGTCCAG ATATCGGAGGAAGAGATTGAGAGAATTATGTCTGGGCAAGAATTTGAGGGAGAGGCAAACATGTCATGGAGCAACAATGGCGACAGTGACCATAGTTCCCCTGGAAATGGAGTTTCTGAGAGCAACCAGCCTTCGCCTGTTTCTACTCCATCTTCAAG GTCTGTGGAGCTGAATGGATTCGCTGCACTCAGGGATCAGTATATCGGGACACCGGTGTCCACGCACTATCAGTACCTCCCGCACCTTTTTAGCTATTCTGCTCACTCAGCTCTGATGCCCCCCCAGACACGCAGCCTGGACCCCCAGTCACACAGCCTCATCAATCAGTTGGTGTCAGCAGAGGACCTGGAGCCGCTCGGAACACCGATGCTCATCGAGGACGG GTATAAAGTGACGCAGGCAGAGCTGTTTGCGTTGTTGTGTCGTCTGGCGGATGAATTGCTTTTCAGGCAGATTGCTTGGATCAAGAAGCTGCCATTCTTCTGTGAGCTCTCCATCAAGGACTATACCTGCCTGCTCAGCTCCACATGGCAGGAGCTGATCCTGCTCTCCTCGCTGACTGTTTACAGCAAGCAGATCTTTGGTGACCTTGCAGATGTCACCTCCAAGTACTCCCCCTCTGATGATGAGCTGCACAG ATTCAGTGAAGAGgggatggaggtgatggagcgGTTGATCTACCTCTTTCGCAAATTTAACCAGTTGAAGGTCAGCAATGAGGAGTATGCGTGTATGAAAGCCATTAACTTCCTAAACCAAG ACATCAGGGGTCTGACCAATGCGTcgcagctggagcagctgaatAAGCGGTACTGGTACGTCTGCCAGGACTTCACTGAGTACAAATATCCACACCAGCCCAACCGCTTCCCGGATTTAATGATGTGTTTGCCGGAGATTCGGTATATTGCAG GAAAAATGGTGAATGtccccctggagcagctgcctcTCCTTTTTAAGGCTGTTCTACATTCCTGCAAGACGAGCGTGAGCAAAGAGTGA
- the NR5A1 gene encoding steroidogenic factor 1 codes for MDYSYDEDLDELCPVCGDKVSGYHYGLLTCESCKGFFKRTVQNNKHYTCTESQNCKIDKTQRKRCPYCRFQKCLTVGMRLEAVRADRMRGGRNKFGPMYKRDRALKQQKKALIRANGFKLETMPQIMSPVQNDYSLSSTIHSIHAMAKTLPPNPAALTPVDYERSPYGTPSLGMTVPSHVPLAGYHYPSFPNRTIKSEYPDHYTNAHEPVPAYMYPETYPSSSPPDIPEVILKLLQLEPDEAQVKARILACLQQEQGKGRHEKLSTFGLMCKMADQTLFAIVEWARSCIFFKELEVGDQMKLLQNCWSELLVFDHVYRQLQHGKEHSVLLVTGQEVDMSTITAQAGSILNTLVLRAQELVLHLHSLQVDRQEFVCLKFLILFSLDVKYLENHTLAKDAQEKANAALLEYTLCHYPHSADKFRQLLLRLAEVRALSMQAEEYLYHKHLSGEVPCNNLLIEMLHAKRT; via the exons ATGGACTATTCCTATGATGAGGACCTGGACGAGCTCTGTCCGGTCTGCGGGGACAAGGTCTCCGGGTACCACTACGGGCTGCTCACCTGCGAGAGCTGCAAG GGCTTCTTCAAGCGGACGGTGCAAAACAACAAGCACTACACCTGCACCGAGAGCCAGAACTGCAAGATCGACAAGACTCAGCGCAAGCGCTGCCCCTATTGCCGCTTCCAGAAGTGCCTGACCGTGGGGATGCGCCTGGAAG CTGTGCGTGCTGACCGGATGCGTGGAGGGAGGAACAAGTTTGGACCCATGTACAAGCGGGACCGTGCcttaaagcagcagaagaaagctCTGATCCGTGCCAATGGCTTCAAGCTGGAGACCATGCCTCAGATCATGTCCCCGGTGCAGAATGACTACAGCCTCTCCTCCACCATCCACAGTATCCACGCCATGGCCAAGACCTTGCCTCCCAACCCCGCTGCCCTGACGCCTGTCGACTACGAGCGCAGCCCCTACGGGACACCCTCCCTGGGAATGACTGTGCCCAGCCACGTGCCGCTCGCCGGCTACCACTACCCCTCCTTCCCCAACCGCACCATCAAGTCTGAGTACCCAGACCACTACACAAATGCACATGAGCCTGTGCCTGCCTACATGTACCCAGAGACCTACCCCAGCAGCTCGCCCCCTGACATCCCCGAAGTCATCCTGaagctcctgcagctggagcccGACGAGGCCCAGGTCAAAGCGAGGATACTGGCCTGCCTGCAGCAAGAGCAAGGCAAAGGGAGGCATGAGAAGCTCAGCACCTTCGGCCTCATGTGCAAGATGGCTGACCAGACCCTCTTCGCCATCGTGGAGTGGGCACGGAGCTGCATCTTCTTCAAGGAGCTGGAG GTGGGTGACCAGATGAAGCTGCTGCAGAACTGCTGGAGTGAGCTGCTGGTGTTTGACCATGTCTACCGGCAGCTGCAGCACGGCAAGGAGCACAGCGTGCTGCTAGTCACTGGCCAGGAG GTGGACATGTCAACCATCACAGCCCAGGCTGGCTCCATCCTGAACACGCTGGTGCTGCGGGCACAGGAGCTCGTCCTGCACTTGCACTCGCTCCAGGTAGACCGTCAGGAGTTCGTCTGCCTCAAGTTCCTCATCCTCTTCAGCCTCG ATGTGAAGTACCTGGAGAACCACACGCTGGCTAAGGATGCTCAGGAGAAGGCCAACGCGGCGCTGCTGGAGTACACACTCTGCCACTACCCCCACTCTGCCGACAAATTCCGGCAGCTGCTGCTGCGGTTGGCAGAGGTGCGGGCGCTGAGCATGCAGGCAGAGGAGTACCTGTACCACAAGCACCTGAGTGGGGAGGTGCCCTGCAACAACCTCCTCATCGAGATGCTCCATGCCAAGCGGACTTAA